A genomic region of Alnus glutinosa chromosome 11, dhAlnGlut1.1, whole genome shotgun sequence contains the following coding sequences:
- the LOC133882399 gene encoding zinc-finger homeodomain protein 4-like: MELSSQEGEIPISIPIPIPINSTYGVGHGHLIHHDPAPHNHIIPSSATQIPSNGLEDHVPYKKVVRYRECLKNHAAAMGGNATDGCGEFMPNGEEGTIEALNCSACNCHRNFHRKEVEGEPSSCDCHHNSPHLNRVGRKFMLGHHKNILTPEALGYPTATGTFISSRPAAPHQIIMPYNMGSLPSESDEQEDGGGALMARHAPQLVKKRFRTKFTQEQKEKMLNFAEKVGWKIQKQEEAVVQQFCQEIGVKRRVLKVWMHNNKHNLAKKNHSTDLS; the protein is encoded by the coding sequence ATGGAACTTTCAAGTCAAGAAGGAGAAATCCCAATCTCAATCCCAATCCCAATCCCAATAAACAGTACATATGGTGTGGGGCATGGGCACTTGATCCATCATGATCCTGCACCCCACAACCACATCATCCCTTCATCAGCAACCCAAATCCCCTCCAATGGCCTAGAGGATCATGTGCCTTACAAGAAAGTGGTGAGGTACAGAGAATGCCTCAAGAACCATGCAGCAGCAATGGGAGGGAATGCCACTGATGGCTGTGGTGAATTCATGCCCAATGGTGAAGAGGGTACAATAGAAGCACTCAATTGCTCTGCCTGCAATTGTCACAGAAACTTCCACAGAAAAGAAGTTGAAGGTGAGCCCTCATCATGTGACTGCCACCATAATAGCCCACATCTCAACAGGGTTGGGAGGAAATTCATGCTTGGCCATCATAAAAATATACTTACCCCTGAGGCCTTGGGGTACCCTACAGCTACAGGTACCTTCATATCTTCAAGACCAGCAGCACCCCACCAAATTATAATGCCCTATAACATGGGCTCCCTCCCTTCGGAGTCTGATGAGCAGGAAGATGGTGGGGGTGCACTAATGGCCAGGCATGCTCCACAGCTTGTGAAGAAAAGGTTCAGGACCAAGTTCACACAAGAACAGAAGGAGAAAATGCTCAACTTTGCAGAGAAAGTTGGGTGGAAAATCCAGAAGCAAGAAGAGGCTGTGGTGCAACAGTTCTGCCAAGAGATTGGAGTCAAGAGAAGAGTCCTCAAGGTTTGGATGCACAACAACAAGCACAATCTAGCCAAGAAAAATCACTCCACAGATTTAAGTTAA